The following coding sequences are from one Megamonas funiformis window:
- a CDS encoding PTS fructose transporter subunit IIABC, with translation MKITDLLKPVSIQLNVAPPKSKTEAIEILADLMEKSGNLNNKEEYLKAVIAREESGSTGLGDGIATPHAKSAAVKEAGLAAMVIPDGMDFEALDGNPSRLFFMIAAPDTASDLHVELLSKLAMMVMDPDFKESLIAAKSVDEFLKLINDKENPPTEEETKAETAPAKEETSTGYDVLAVTACPTGIAHTYMAAESLEQHAKRKNISIKVETNGAGGRKNILTDEDIANAKCIIVAADKNVPMARFNGKHVIITKVANGINKADELLDKAMAQDAPIYKGSGDDDSASTASSENESIGRQLYKHLMNGVSHMLPFVVGGGILIAIAFLVDVYDPANPSNFGSNTPLAAFFKNVGGVSFGFMLPVLAGFIGMSIADRPGLVAGFVGGAMANTGGSGFLGALIAGFAAGYIILGLRKVCKVLPESLEGIKTILIYPLFGVLLMGIAITFIINPPVSAINTWLVETLKGMDPSSCILIGIIVGGMMSIDMGGPFNKAAYVTGTALLADGEFGIMASVMAGGMVPPIAIALCTTFFGNRFTEAERKSGITNYVMGLSFITEGAIPFAAADPARVIPSCVIGSAVAGALSMAFECTLRAPHGGIFVVPTIGNPLMYLLAIAIGAVVSMILLAILKKPLNK, from the coding sequence ATGAAAATTACCGACTTATTAAAACCAGTTAGTATTCAATTAAATGTTGCTCCGCCAAAATCCAAAACTGAAGCTATTGAAATCTTAGCTGATTTAATGGAAAAAAGCGGTAACCTCAATAACAAAGAAGAATACTTAAAAGCCGTAATAGCTCGTGAAGAATCTGGTTCCACTGGATTAGGCGATGGTATCGCTACACCACATGCAAAAAGCGCTGCTGTAAAAGAAGCTGGTCTTGCTGCTATGGTTATTCCTGATGGTATGGACTTTGAAGCTTTAGACGGCAATCCATCTCGCTTATTCTTCATGATTGCAGCTCCAGATACTGCAAGCGATTTACATGTAGAATTATTAAGTAAACTCGCTATGATGGTAATGGATCCTGATTTTAAAGAATCCTTAATCGCTGCAAAATCTGTAGATGAATTCTTAAAATTAATCAATGATAAAGAAAATCCACCAACTGAAGAAGAAACTAAAGCAGAAACTGCACCTGCCAAAGAAGAAACTTCTACTGGTTATGATGTGTTAGCTGTTACAGCTTGCCCTACTGGTATCGCTCATACTTATATGGCAGCTGAATCCTTAGAACAACATGCTAAACGCAAAAATATTTCCATCAAAGTTGAAACAAATGGCGCTGGCGGTAGAAAAAATATATTAACTGATGAAGATATCGCTAATGCAAAATGTATTATCGTTGCTGCTGATAAAAATGTACCAATGGCTCGTTTCAATGGTAAACACGTTATCATTACTAAAGTAGCTAATGGTATCAATAAAGCTGATGAACTTTTAGATAAAGCAATGGCTCAAGATGCTCCTATCTATAAAGGTTCTGGCGATGATGACAGTGCTTCCACTGCTTCTAGTGAAAATGAAAGTATCGGTCGTCAACTTTATAAACACTTAATGAATGGTGTTTCTCATATGCTTCCATTCGTTGTTGGCGGTGGTATCTTAATTGCTATTGCATTCTTAGTCGATGTTTACGATCCAGCTAATCCTTCTAATTTCGGTTCTAATACTCCACTTGCTGCCTTCTTCAAAAATGTCGGCGGTGTTTCTTTCGGATTTATGCTTCCTGTACTTGCTGGATTTATCGGTATGAGTATTGCTGACCGCCCAGGTCTTGTTGCTGGTTTCGTTGGTGGTGCTATGGCAAACACTGGTGGTTCTGGTTTCTTGGGTGCTTTAATCGCAGGTTTTGCTGCTGGTTATATCATTTTAGGTCTTAGAAAAGTTTGCAAAGTATTACCTGAGTCTCTCGAAGGTATCAAAACTATCTTAATCTATCCTTTATTTGGTGTATTATTGATGGGTATTGCTATTACCTTCATTATCAACCCTCCTGTAAGTGCTATTAATACATGGCTTGTGGAAACATTAAAAGGTATGGATCCTAGTAGCTGTATTTTAATCGGTATTATCGTTGGCGGTATGATGTCCATCGATATGGGTGGTCCATTCAACAAAGCAGCATATGTAACAGGTACTGCTCTTTTAGCTGATGGTGAATTTGGTATTATGGCTTCTGTTATGGCAGGTGGTATGGTTCCTCCAATCGCTATTGCTCTTTGTACTACATTCTTTGGCAATCGCTTCACTGAAGCTGAAAGAAAATCTGGTATCACAAACTATGTAATGGGATTATCTTTCATCACTGAAGGTGCAATTCCATTTGCTGCTGCTGACCCTGCTCGTGTAATTCCATCTTGTGTTATCGGGTCTGCTGTGGCTGGTGCTTTGTCTATGGCTTTTGAATGTACTCTTCGTGCTCCTCACGGTGGTATTTTCGTTGTTCCAACAATCGGAAATCCTCTCATGTACTTATTAGCTATAGCTATAGGTGCTGTCGTTTCTATGATTCTCTTAGCTATCTTAAAAAAACCATTAAATAAATAA
- the pfkB gene encoding 1-phosphofructokinase — protein sequence MIYTVTFNPAIDYIVRMPEFIAGATNRVNYEQVLGGGKGINVSIVLKNLGIDSTALGFISGFTGKEIIRQLHSFGCKSDFIELPNGFSRINVKIKTNDEETEVNGQGPDIPANAIEELFAKLDKLTAGDTLVLAGSIPKTLPDDIYEKIMARLENRNINIVVDATKNLLLNVLKYRPFLIKPNNHELAEMFNVTLTCNDDIITYAKKLQDMGAKNVLVSMGKDGAILVAEDGSITYSPVPKGKLVNSIGAGDSMVAGFLTGYIETNSYEKAFYMGVATGSASAFSENLATRSEVEALLKTLNN from the coding sequence ATGATTTATACTGTAACATTTAATCCTGCTATCGATTATATTGTTCGCATGCCAGAATTTATTGCTGGAGCTACTAACCGTGTAAATTATGAACAAGTTTTAGGTGGCGGAAAAGGTATAAACGTTTCTATCGTATTGAAAAATCTTGGTATTGATAGTACAGCTTTAGGCTTTATTTCCGGTTTCACTGGAAAAGAAATCATTCGCCAGCTTCATAGCTTTGGTTGTAAAAGTGATTTCATTGAATTACCAAATGGCTTTTCTCGTATAAATGTAAAAATTAAAACAAATGACGAAGAAACTGAAGTCAATGGTCAAGGCCCTGATATTCCAGCAAATGCTATTGAAGAATTATTTGCTAAATTAGATAAATTAACTGCTGGTGATACTTTAGTTTTAGCTGGTAGTATTCCTAAAACTTTGCCAGATGATATCTATGAAAAAATCATGGCTCGTTTAGAAAATCGCAACATCAATATCGTTGTTGATGCTACTAAAAATCTCTTACTTAATGTTTTAAAATATCGTCCATTCTTAATCAAACCTAACAACCATGAATTAGCTGAAATGTTTAATGTTACTTTAACTTGCAATGATGACATTATCACTTATGCTAAAAAACTCCAGGATATGGGAGCTAAAAATGTATTAGTTTCTATGGGTAAAGATGGTGCTATCTTAGTAGCTGAAGATGGTTCCATAACATATAGCCCTGTTCCTAAAGGAAAATTAGTAAACTCCATCGGTGCTGGTGATTCCATGGTCGCTGGTTTCTTAACAGGCTATATTGAAACAAATAGCTATGAAAAAGCTTTCTATATGGGAGTTGCTACTGGTTCTGCTTCTGCATTCTCTGAAAATTTAGCAACTCGCAGTGAAGTTGAAGCTTTATTAAAAACTTTAAATAACTAA
- a CDS encoding DeoR/GlpR family DNA-binding transcription regulator, with translation MLTQDRHCAILNLLKTKSSVTLLELTTLLNTSESTIRRDLTALDKAGKLRKVYGGATSIDFYTADEKDIHTKHDLQITEKNLIAKKAASLVKPHDLIYIDAGTTTELIIDHLTEKKATYITNGIIHAQKLTDKGFNAFIIGGQLKKSTGAIIGTTSIENLQPYNFTKGFFGTNGISLQAGFSTPDSVEACVKKTALKHCQEAYVLADSTKFDQITPITFANLEDAIIITDILKDKKYLDYTNIMEVL, from the coding sequence ATGTTAACACAAGATCGTCATTGTGCTATTTTAAATTTACTAAAAACTAAATCTAGCGTTACTTTATTAGAATTAACTACTTTATTAAATACATCTGAATCTACTATTCGTCGTGATTTGACAGCACTTGATAAAGCTGGAAAACTCCGTAAAGTCTATGGCGGAGCAACTAGCATTGATTTTTATACTGCTGATGAAAAAGACATTCACACTAAACATGATTTACAAATTACAGAAAAGAACTTAATCGCCAAAAAAGCTGCTAGTTTAGTAAAACCTCATGATTTAATTTATATTGATGCTGGTACTACTACAGAATTAATCATCGACCATTTAACTGAAAAAAAAGCAACCTATATAACAAATGGCATTATTCATGCTCAAAAATTAACTGATAAAGGTTTTAATGCTTTCATCATTGGTGGTCAATTAAAAAAATCTACTGGAGCTATTATCGGCACAACATCTATCGAAAATCTTCAACCTTATAATTTTACTAAAGGCTTCTTTGGCACAAATGGTATTAGCCTTCAGGCAGGGTTTTCTACTCCTGATAGTGTTGAAGCTTGTGTGAAAAAAACTGCTTTAAAACACTGTCAAGAAGCTTATGTCTTGGCTGACTCCACTAAATTTGACCAAATAACACCTATAACTTTTGCTAACTTAGAAGATGCCATCATCATCACTGACATCTTAAAAGATAAAAAATATCTTGATTATACAAATATCATGGAGGTGTTGTAA
- a CDS encoding YitT family protein — translation MNTKKSKLSQYVKKYIYIFIGSIITAIGLEIFLIPNNIIDGGVVGVSIMLSAITGLPFGAFLILINLPFLYLGYKHIGKAFAIATTFAVISLSFWSSVFLPVLPVTNDYFLAAVFGGIITGTGVGLIIRNGGSLDGTEIVAILTDKKTVFSVGEIVMFINLFILSSASLVFGWDKAMYSLVAYFVIAKMIDVVLKGLEETYSVMIVTSQHTDILNRLMLEMDKGVTVLHGEGGYTKEKRKILYCVVTRLEIDKLKNMVLDIDEGAFVTINPVSDIVGGRLRVKKNH, via the coding sequence TTGAATACTAAAAAAAGTAAATTGAGCCAGTACGTGAAGAAATATATTTATATTTTTATTGGTTCGATAATCACAGCAATAGGGTTAGAAATATTTTTAATTCCTAATAATATAATTGATGGTGGCGTAGTAGGTGTTTCTATTATGCTTAGTGCTATAACAGGACTTCCTTTCGGTGCATTTTTAATTTTGATAAACTTACCTTTTTTATATTTAGGATATAAACATATAGGTAAAGCTTTTGCTATAGCGACTACTTTTGCTGTAATATCATTGTCATTTTGGTCTAGTGTATTTTTACCTGTATTGCCGGTAACTAATGATTATTTTTTGGCAGCAGTTTTTGGCGGTATTATTACGGGAACAGGTGTAGGTCTTATAATTCGCAATGGTGGCTCTTTAGATGGAACGGAAATTGTGGCGATTTTGACAGATAAGAAAACAGTTTTTTCTGTTGGCGAAATTGTCATGTTTATAAATCTATTTATTTTAAGTAGTGCAAGTTTAGTTTTTGGCTGGGATAAAGCTATGTATTCATTAGTAGCTTATTTTGTTATCGCTAAAATGATTGATGTGGTTTTAAAAGGTTTAGAGGAAACTTATTCTGTAATGATAGTTACTTCACAACATACGGATATTTTAAATCGTTTGATGTTGGAAATGGATAAAGGTGTAACTGTGCTTCATGGAGAAGGTGGTTATACGAAAGAAAAACGAAAAATTTTATATTGTGTAGTAACTAGATTAGAGATAGATAAATTAAAAAATATGGTTTTAGATATAGATGAAGGTGCATTTGTAACTATTAATCCTGTTAGTGATATTGTAGGTGGAAGATTGAGAGTAAAGAAAAATCATTAA
- a CDS encoding hydrogenase small subunit, whose protein sequence is MEKYNSIWDMYQKKGMSRRSFIKACTAMAAMLGIAPSMLSEVVEAAEKRLPVVVWLHGHECTGCSEAFIRSGAPMASDVVLNMIALEYDDTLAAASGQPFEEHLQEIIKAYDGQYILAVEGAVPALADSGYCMVGGHAFINQLKEAAAHCAAIINYGSCSAWGGIQAARPNPTQSTGVPNIIGDKPIINVPGCPPIPEVMTGVIAHYAMFGKLPPVDNEGRPKQFFGNRLHDTCYRRPFFDAGLFAEDFNDKGAKAGWCLYKLGCRGPETYSSCGNLRWWNGLSYPVQSGASCIGCTNKNFWDEDPLYERIPDVPGISSLGLGNIDTVGGIALGAMAVGIAGHAATSAIQKKKRDAAEAKKSSERKDG, encoded by the coding sequence GTGGAAAAGTATAATTCTATTTGGGACATGTACCAAAAAAAAGGAATGAGTCGTCGTTCCTTCATCAAAGCTTGTACAGCAATGGCTGCTATGCTTGGCATAGCTCCAAGTATGTTATCTGAAGTTGTAGAAGCAGCAGAAAAAAGATTACCAGTTGTGGTATGGCTTCATGGTCATGAATGTACAGGCTGTAGTGAAGCCTTCATTCGTTCTGGAGCACCAATGGCATCTGACGTAGTGTTAAATATGATTGCTTTAGAGTATGACGATACTTTAGCAGCTGCCAGCGGACAACCATTTGAAGAACATCTTCAAGAAATTATTAAAGCATATGATGGTCAATATATTTTGGCTGTAGAAGGAGCAGTACCTGCTCTTGCAGATTCTGGCTATTGTATGGTAGGTGGTCATGCTTTCATTAATCAGTTAAAAGAAGCAGCAGCTCATTGTGCTGCAATTATTAACTATGGTTCTTGCTCTGCATGGGGCGGTATTCAAGCTGCTAGACCAAATCCTACACAATCTACTGGCGTACCTAATATTATTGGTGATAAACCTATTATCAATGTACCAGGTTGCCCACCAATTCCAGAAGTAATGACTGGTGTTATCGCTCATTATGCTATGTTTGGTAAATTACCACCTGTAGATAATGAAGGACGTCCAAAACAATTCTTTGGTAATCGTTTGCATGATACTTGCTATCGTCGTCCATTCTTTGATGCTGGTCTTTTTGCTGAAGATTTCAATGATAAAGGTGCTAAAGCAGGTTGGTGTTTATATAAATTAGGTTGCCGTGGACCTGAAACTTATAGCTCTTGTGGTAACCTTCGTTGGTGGAATGGTTTATCTTATCCTGTACAATCTGGGGCAAGTTGTATCGGTTGTACAAACAAAAACTTCTGGGATGAAGATCCATTATATGAACGTATACCAGATGTTCCAGGTATTAGTAGCCTAGGTCTTGGTAATATTGATACAGTTGGTGGTATTGCACTTGGTGCTATGGCTGTCGGTATCGCAGGACATGCAGCTACATCTGCTATTCAGAAAAAGAAAAGAGATGCAGCTGAAGCTAAAAAAAGCTCTGAAAGAAAGGACGGTTGA
- a CDS encoding nickel-dependent hydrogenase large subunit, with translation MAHIVVDPITRIEGHLRVEIEVEGNKVTDAISSGTAWRGLEVIAKNRDPRDLWAYIQRICGVCTSSHSLGCVRAVEDALGIKIPKNANYIRNIMAATLTVHDHLVHFYHLHALDWVSPLEALKADPTATANLQNAVLANYKLPFNGPMEYDFSAYPKDFPKATPAYFQAIKDKVQALVSGGQLGIFAANWWDHPDYQILPPEVHLMAIAHYLNMLDKQREVVIPHVIFGGKNPHPHYVVGGMPCAISMDEMNAPVNSQRLAAVDTSINLSMDLVNNFYLPDLLAIGHIYAQKGLITGGAGLAKERVLGFGSFPEEPFAGTANGGDWFNQIMIHCNAVVENFGAGVMNAKVTEVTADDLKDPEVLTETTTHAWYKDGDALHPWDGKSEAEYTGDKNGNKSHWEQLNEKGKYSWIKTPLWRGKMAEVGPLARYIIIYTKVKQNLLQPNWAEKMMVDQVDAISKLLNVAPEVWLPSTLGRTITRGLDAQLNACMNKYFFGKLIKNIANGDTDTANTTKWDPSTWPTEEVKGVGLYEAPRGALSHWVAIKDKKCSNYQAVVPTTWNACPRDEVAGQGAFERAMMDTAVKIPEKPLEIVKAIRSFDPCIACATHLYDAKGRTISTVNTDPYIRGGLNG, from the coding sequence ATGGCACATATAGTAGTAGACCCAATAACACGTATTGAAGGACATTTACGTGTAGAAATTGAAGTGGAAGGCAATAAAGTAACAGATGCTATTTCTAGCGGAACAGCTTGGAGAGGTCTTGAAGTAATTGCTAAAAATCGTGACCCTCGCGATTTATGGGCATATATTCAACGTATTTGTGGCGTATGTACTAGTTCTCATTCTTTGGGCTGTGTTCGTGCAGTAGAAGATGCACTCGGCATTAAAATTCCTAAAAATGCAAACTATATCCGTAATATAATGGCAGCAACACTTACTGTTCATGACCATTTAGTACATTTTTATCATTTACATGCATTAGATTGGGTTAGCCCACTTGAAGCATTAAAAGCAGACCCAACAGCAACTGCTAATTTACAAAATGCAGTGCTTGCAAATTATAAATTACCATTTAATGGTCCAATGGAATATGATTTTTCTGCATATCCAAAAGATTTCCCAAAAGCAACACCAGCATATTTCCAAGCAATTAAAGATAAAGTTCAAGCTTTAGTTAGCGGTGGACAGCTTGGTATTTTTGCTGCAAACTGGTGGGATCATCCAGATTATCAAATTCTTCCTCCAGAAGTACATTTAATGGCTATCGCTCATTATTTAAATATGCTCGATAAACAACGTGAAGTAGTTATTCCTCATGTTATTTTTGGTGGTAAAAATCCACATCCTCATTATGTTGTTGGTGGTATGCCATGCGCTATTTCCATGGACGAAATGAATGCTCCTGTTAATAGCCAGCGTTTAGCTGCTGTAGATACTTCCATCAATTTAAGCATGGATTTAGTAAATAATTTCTATTTACCTGACTTATTAGCTATTGGTCATATTTATGCTCAGAAAGGTTTAATCACTGGCGGTGCTGGTCTTGCTAAAGAACGTGTATTAGGATTTGGCTCCTTCCCAGAAGAACCATTTGCAGGTACAGCTAATGGTGGAGATTGGTTCAATCAAATCATGATTCACTGCAATGCTGTAGTTGAAAACTTCGGTGCTGGCGTTATGAACGCAAAAGTTACTGAAGTTACAGCTGATGACTTAAAAGATCCAGAAGTATTAACAGAAACTACAACTCATGCATGGTATAAAGATGGCGATGCTCTTCATCCATGGGATGGTAAATCTGAAGCTGAATACACTGGTGATAAAAACGGTAATAAGAGCCATTGGGAACAGCTTAATGAAAAAGGCAAATATTCCTGGATTAAAACACCATTATGGCGTGGCAAAATGGCAGAAGTTGGACCTCTTGCTCGTTATATTATTATTTATACAAAAGTTAAACAAAATCTTCTCCAACCAAATTGGGCAGAAAAGATGATGGTAGATCAAGTAGATGCTATTTCTAAATTATTAAATGTAGCACCAGAAGTATGGTTACCATCTACACTTGGACGTACAATTACTCGTGGTTTAGATGCACAGCTTAATGCTTGCATGAATAAATATTTCTTCGGAAAACTCATTAAAAATATTGCTAATGGTGATACAGATACAGCTAATACTACTAAATGGGATCCATCTACATGGCCAACTGAAGAAGTAAAAGGTGTAGGTCTTTATGAAGCTCCTCGTGGTGCACTTAGCCATTGGGTTGCAATTAAAGATAAGAAATGTAGCAATTATCAAGCAGTAGTACCAACTACATGGAATGCTTGCCCTCGTGATGAAGTGGCAGGTCAAGGTGCTTTTGAACGCGCTATGATGGATACTGCTGTTAAAATTCCAGAAAAACCATTAGAAATTGTCAAAGCTATACGTTCTTTTGACCCATGTATAGCTTGTGCTACTCACTTATATGATGCGAAGGGAAGAACAATAAGTACAGTTAATACTGACCCTTATATTAGGGGTGGTTTAAATGGCTAA
- the cybH gene encoding Ni/Fe-hydrogenase, b-type cytochrome subunit, which yields MAKLVHPKGQLKKYYIFSPFLRIFHWIMVWCIAGLFITGLLIMDPISGGPGHEPTFADWRLSVDLIRNIHFLLGFIFTASFTLRIYGWIINRGDRLLPKFWTTKYMEETVEVALHYSLLKYSHKPYLRNPLARGSYLALYVMVLVEIVTGFAMYYMPNSTGVPASIFGWSIGMYGEMIFHWVHHYFAWFIMFFAMGHVYMVFRADLMEREGEAASMFSGTKTLAHIPSDIDDLKDKKGHVAED from the coding sequence ATGGCTAAGTTAGTTCATCCAAAGGGACAATTAAAGAAATATTATATTTTTAGTCCATTTTTAAGAATATTTCATTGGATTATGGTTTGGTGTATTGCTGGATTATTTATTACAGGATTGTTGATTATGGACCCTATTTCTGGTGGCCCAGGTCATGAACCAACTTTTGCAGATTGGCGTTTATCTGTAGATTTAATCCGTAATATTCACTTCTTATTAGGCTTTATTTTTACAGCTTCATTTACTTTGCGTATTTATGGCTGGATTATCAATCGTGGTGACCGTTTGTTACCTAAATTCTGGACTACTAAATACATGGAAGAAACTGTAGAAGTAGCACTTCACTACAGCCTATTAAAATATTCTCATAAACCATATTTACGTAATCCTTTGGCTCGTGGCTCATATTTAGCATTATATGTTATGGTTTTAGTAGAAATCGTAACAGGTTTTGCTATGTACTATATGCCTAACTCCACAGGTGTACCAGCTTCTATTTTTGGTTGGTCAATTGGTATGTATGGTGAAATGATTTTCCATTGGGTTCATCATTATTTTGCTTGGTTCATTATGTTCTTTGCTATGGGTCATGTATATATGGTATTCAGAGCAGATTTAATGGAACGTGAAGGTGAAGCTGCTAGTATGTTCTCTGGTACAAAAACTTTAGCACATATTCCATCTGATATTGATGACCTCAAAGATAAAAAAGGACATGTTGCAGAAGATTAA
- a CDS encoding cation transporter, translating into MCLTCGCLFGGKGNKLRFKVEGYTKENAKELKESLLGLPGVYNVHIHAHNGETTINYNPAKTPLTQLTAEFTQRGLTALL; encoded by the coding sequence ATGTGTCTTACTTGTGGTTGCCTTTTTGGTGGAAAAGGTAATAAATTAAGATTTAAAGTTGAAGGATATACAAAGGAAAATGCTAAAGAACTTAAAGAAAGTTTATTAGGATTACCTGGAGTATATAACGTTCATATTCATGCGCATAACGGTGAAACAACGATTAATTATAATCCTGCTAAAACACCGCTAACACAGTTGACTGCTGAGTTTACTCAGCGTGGGTTAACTGCTCTGTTATAA
- the hypA gene encoding hydrogenase maturation nickel metallochaperone HypA, with amino-acid sequence MHEMALAEGILDIVLSYADKNEAKKVTEISVLVGEMTGVVDESLEFCFTSIAKDTKAEGAKLILKRIPLVARCLECGKETKIERYNFTCPHCGSLRMETISGRELRVESLEAD; translated from the coding sequence ATGCATGAAATGGCATTAGCAGAAGGCATTTTAGATATTGTGCTTTCTTATGCAGATAAAAATGAAGCGAAAAAAGTAACAGAAATTTCTGTTTTAGTTGGCGAAATGACAGGTGTTGTAGATGAGTCTTTAGAGTTTTGTTTTACTTCTATAGCTAAAGACACGAAAGCTGAAGGAGCAAAATTGATTTTAAAGAGAATACCACTTGTAGCAAGATGTTTAGAATGTGGTAAGGAAACTAAGATAGAAAGATACAACTTTACTTGTCCTCATTGTGGTTCTTTGCGCATGGAAACTATATCGGGACGAGAGCTTCGAGTAGAATCATTGGAGGCGGATTGA
- the hypB gene encoding hydrogenase nickel incorporation protein HypB — translation MDIPVMQDILGRNDEIAGKNKSLFDKHGILVINLLGSPGSGKTTLLERTIAHLKDDLRLAVIEGDLFTDKDADRIAQHNVPVIQINTNGGCHLDAPMVEEVLGDLDLDKLDVVIIENVGNLVCPAEFVVGEDMKVTVLSITEGDDKPLKYPIIFKESKVAILNKVDILPFTNFDMEAAKHDLKCIHPQLEIMETAASKDVGVDKWCDFIRSEFKKKQEQLKLGE, via the coding sequence ATGGATATTCCTGTAATGCAAGATATTCTTGGCAGAAATGATGAAATTGCTGGCAAGAATAAATCTTTATTTGATAAACATGGTATTTTAGTTATTAATTTATTGGGTTCTCCTGGTTCAGGTAAAACAACTTTATTAGAACGAACTATTGCTCATCTAAAAGATGATTTACGCTTAGCTGTAATTGAAGGTGATTTATTTACCGATAAAGATGCTGATAGAATAGCACAGCATAATGTGCCAGTAATTCAGATTAATACAAATGGCGGTTGTCATTTAGATGCGCCAATGGTAGAAGAAGTACTTGGCGATTTAGACCTTGATAAATTAGATGTTGTAATCATCGAAAATGTGGGTAATCTCGTTTGTCCAGCAGAATTTGTCGTTGGTGAAGATATGAAGGTTACTGTTTTAAGTATTACTGAAGGCGATGATAAACCATTAAAATATCCAATTATTTTCAAAGAGTCTAAAGTTGCTATTTTAAACAAAGTTGATATTTTACCATTTACTAATTTTGATATGGAAGCTGCTAAACATGATTTAAAATGTATTCATCCACAGCTTGAAATCATGGAAACTGCTGCTTCTAAAGATGTAGGTGTAGATAAATGGTGTGATTTTATCCGCAGTGAATTTAAGAAAAAACAAGAACAGTTAAAATTAGGAGAATAA
- a CDS encoding HyaD/HybD family hydrogenase maturation endopeptidase: MADISVVGIGNIIMQDEGFGVRCAEYLQKITDYPDFVQIIDGGTLGMDLMPYIAGTKKLLLIDAMNIDAPVGSFHSFTGDELNAYFKDKISVHDLGVNDMLAVLKLTDNPIEEVVVMGVKPEVVSMGLDMTEKIAEKVPEVAQKAKELVDKWVAEYQK, from the coding sequence ATGGCAGATATTTCAGTTGTAGGTATTGGCAATATCATCATGCAAGATGAAGGTTTTGGTGTTAGATGTGCAGAATATTTGCAGAAAATCACTGACTATCCTGATTTTGTACAAATTATTGATGGTGGTACTTTAGGTATGGATTTAATGCCATATATTGCAGGTACTAAAAAATTATTATTGATTGATGCAATGAACATTGATGCGCCTGTAGGTAGTTTTCATAGTTTTACAGGTGATGAATTAAATGCATATTTTAAAGATAAAATATCTGTACATGATTTAGGCGTTAATGATATGTTAGCTGTTTTGAAATTGACAGATAATCCTATTGAAGAAGTCGTTGTAATGGGTGTAAAACCAGAGGTTGTTTCTATGGGATTGGATATGACAGAAAAAATAGCTGAAAAAGTACCAGAAGTAGCTCAAAAGGCTAAGGAGCTAGTTGATAAATGGGTAGCAGAGTATCAGAAATAA